The proteins below come from a single Chryseobacterium nepalense genomic window:
- a CDS encoding DUF1599 domain-containing protein — protein sequence MSETSVQFEKIISQCRELFSKKLQDYGPAWRVLRPSSITDQIYIKVNRIRTLQMTGKKMVDESEEDEFVAIINYSIIALIQLEKGFSNDFNENKQEILNLYDQYATEARKLMERKNHDYGEAWRDMRISSITDLIYQKVLRTKQIEDNQGVTVVSEGLDANYFDMLNYSVFCLIKFSEKKNSIESQN from the coding sequence ATGTCAGAAACATCAGTACAGTTTGAGAAAATTATCAGCCAGTGCCGTGAGCTGTTCAGCAAGAAATTACAGGATTACGGACCGGCGTGGAGGGTTCTAAGACCAAGCTCTATTACAGATCAGATTTATATTAAAGTCAACAGAATCCGTACGCTGCAGATGACCGGAAAAAAAATGGTTGATGAAAGTGAAGAAGATGAATTTGTGGCGATTATCAATTATTCGATCATTGCGCTTATCCAGCTTGAGAAAGGATTTTCTAATGATTTTAATGAAAATAAACAAGAAATTCTGAATCTGTATGATCAATATGCAACTGAGGCCAGAAAACTGATGGAACGAAAAAATCATGATTACGGCGAGGCATGGAGAGATATGCGCATTTCATCGATTACGGACCTGATTTACCAGAAAGTTTTAAGAACCAAACAAATTGAAGATAACCAAGGAGTTACCGTTGTTTCCGAAGGGCTGGATGCCAATTATTTTGACATGCTGAATTATTCCGTTTTCTGTCTTATTAAATTTTCTGAGAAGAAAAACAGTATAGAATCTCAAAACTAA
- a CDS encoding BT_3928 family protein, producing the protein MIKGLLRFVIAVIFILSGFVKAVDLVGFSFKMEEYFSPAVFNMPFFEKFALLFSIIVVILELLLGFMLLLKLKLKFTISALIALCVFFGFLTFYSAYFNVVTDCGCFGDAIKFTPWQSFIKDIVLLLALIILFILYRKEFRKKDVYSYGEKEESNKVRYILLTIFCLIMIGIGTYGIVYEPVIDFRDYKIGTDLKAEKEKINRNPSEYKTFYSLKNEKTGEMLKVNQDDYIKETKYWAEGSPWKIEEGKNESVLIKEGYKSEIVKFKIEDPTGMEVTEEIINAPKAILVFSYHPKDVSPELLKQVEAKVKAQKANIVYGVSTEPNTFKTIKNMMMDGTAIKTIARSNPFVLVLENGKIIDKQPAKEYIK; encoded by the coding sequence ATGATTAAAGGTTTATTACGTTTCGTTATTGCCGTTATTTTCATTCTTTCGGGGTTTGTAAAAGCGGTGGACCTGGTCGGTTTTTCCTTTAAAATGGAAGAATACTTCTCTCCTGCTGTCTTCAATATGCCGTTTTTTGAAAAGTTTGCGCTGTTGTTTTCGATAATTGTTGTCATTCTCGAACTTCTGTTAGGATTTATGCTGTTGCTTAAACTGAAGCTTAAATTTACCATTTCAGCATTGATTGCCCTGTGTGTATTCTTTGGTTTCCTAACATTTTATTCGGCATACTTTAATGTAGTAACAGATTGCGGATGCTTTGGAGATGCCATTAAATTTACACCATGGCAAAGTTTTATCAAAGATATTGTGCTCTTATTAGCTTTAATAATCTTATTTATACTTTACAGAAAAGAGTTCAGGAAAAAAGATGTGTACAGCTATGGTGAAAAGGAAGAATCCAATAAGGTAAGATACATCCTTTTAACGATATTTTGTTTGATAATGATCGGCATTGGAACATATGGAATAGTATATGAACCTGTGATTGATTTCCGTGACTATAAAATTGGTACCGACCTGAAGGCGGAGAAAGAAAAAATCAACAGAAATCCTTCGGAATACAAGACTTTTTATTCGCTTAAAAATGAGAAAACCGGAGAAATGCTGAAGGTAAACCAGGATGATTATATCAAAGAAACAAAATACTGGGCAGAAGGATCGCCTTGGAAAATCGAGGAAGGAAAAAATGAATCTGTCCTTATCAAAGAAGGCTATAAATCTGAAATTGTAAAGTTTAAGATTGAAGATCCTACAGGAATGGAGGTTACAGAAGAAATCATCAACGCCCCGAAAGCAATTCTTGTTTTCTCCTATCATCCGAAAGACGTTTCTCCTGAATTACTGAAACAGGTGGAAGCCAAAGTAAAAGCTCAAAAAGCCAATATTGTGTATGGCGTTTCTACAGAACCGAATACTTTCAAAACCATTAAAAATATGATGATGGACGGCACCGCAATTAAAACAATAGCGAGAAGCAATCCTTTTGTGCTTGTTTTAGAGAACGGAAAAATTATCGACAAACAGCCCGCAAAGGAATATATTAAATAG